The following are from one region of the Syntrophomonadaceae bacterium genome:
- a CDS encoding helix-turn-helix domain-containing protein, whose translation MNKTELQKLWETRLSEFKASGKSVKEWCAVQDHVTPRQVWYWLSKFKDQNELSFAKSTQWLPVEINEQSALEHDN comes from the coding sequence ATGAACAAAACCGAGCTGCAAAAGTTATGGGAGACCCGGCTTAGTGAATTTAAAGCCAGTGGCAAGAGTGTTAAAGAATGGTGCGCTGTTCAAGATCATGTAACACCCCGGCAGGTATGGTACTGGCTTTCCAAGTTTAAAGACCAAAATGAATTGTCTTTTGCCAAATCAACCCAGTGGCTGCCTGTAGAAATAAATGAGCAATCAGCTTTGGAGCATGATAACT